The following nucleotide sequence is from Pochonia chlamydosporia 170 chromosome 4, whole genome shotgun sequence.
AGAGGCAGCCCACATTTTCTGTGACCAGCCCAACCGACAGTCCGAACAGTGAATACTAATCAACACAACGGGCTGTCAGAACTGCCAGAAGGCTTCTTCCCCACAATGACCGGTAAaagtttgttgttgaataCGCTGTAAATTCACGGAATTGAATGAGACCCTGTCCTGGTCCGTTTTGTCAGCTTTGAAACGGAAATGTATGGTACTGGATGGTGGGAAAAGTCTCCGTGTGGAGTTTAAGAATCGGGGTCGGACACAGAAGACCCCGAGCCGTCATTTGTTGGGTTCGAAACGgtgtacagtacagtacgtTCGTTCGGTGACTATCAGTGCCGTCAATGTTTGGCTGCCTGGTGACTTCATGACATCCGAAGGACGAGCGAAATGAGTCAagggatgatgatgtggcATCTCTCCTGCCTTGTGGGGCAATTTCGCCGGTGAGCTAGGAAGCTCAACTGTTCAGCTTGGATGCAAAGAACCTCTTCTATAAATAAGTcggttgtccttgtcatACCTAACGTTGTATGCAGTCTCATCGTATCAATTCTAACTTCGTCGTCTTTTGGTGACTCAGTTTCTGAAAATGACTTCCACGGAGAGCGAGCAGCCCCTTCGCACGTATCGTGGCAACTGCCACTGCAAGGCTTTTGTGTATGAGGTTCAATTGCCTGAAATCAAGGTTGTGTATCGATGCAATTGTAGCATTTGCCATAAGAAGGGCTATTTGTGGGTGTTTCCCGAGACGGTTGATCGCTTCAAGATTGTCAAGGGAGATGAAAATACCCTCACGGGCTACTCTTTCAATGCCAAGAACCGCTCGCACAAAGTAAGTGGATTTCGCAATTACGATGCCTTGAGACTGTCGTTGCGTTGGGATTCTGACAGTGATGTCTATAGTTCTGCCCGACTTGCGCGACACCAgtcatggcaatggcgaAAGAGGGCCCTCCCAACAGACTTATTGCCATAAATGTGAGTGTAATGGAGTATAGAAGTTCATCCGGGGCAGGTACTAAAACAGTTCGGCTTGAATAGGCTCACTCACTTCAAAACATTGACACTTGGGCGCTGGAGAAAGTTCCGTAAGTACCCTACCATCCCGAAGAACTTGACCGCATGAATGAGCTCATTGTTTCTGATACGAAATAGtgtcgactttgccaaaattGATCCTCAGTACCAAGCCCCTGAGCATAAAGGCCCCGAACCAActgaagaaattgaaggcgGTAAACTGTATAAGGGTGGTTGTCACTGCGGTGCCGTTACCGTCGCCGTGACCAGTAAGCCCTTTGATGAGACCTTTGAAGAAGGTGGTCTGGAGTGCAATTGCAGTGTCTGCGAAAGAGTAAGTTCATCTCCAGAATACGAATCATTGGTGATAAGCCAGGCTTATCGAGAAACGTTGTATAGAACGGATATGTCTGGACGTACCCTCTCAACGAACAAGTTGTTCTACACGCTGAAGACCCATCCAATATTGGTCGATACGCATTCTCTATGCACATCTTGAACAAGACGTTTTGTAAAATTTGCGGCGTCAACCTCACAAACGAGTACAAAACGGACCAGACAGAGGAGCAGATGGCCAGCATGACCGAGGGCGGCAAGAAATGGGCAGCATATGCTCGGACACACCACCCTGTTAATCTTCGCGTCTTGCCAGAGGTGGATATTTACAAGATGTCGAGGCGTTACAACAAGGGCTATGCGGGTATTCAACCGCAGTATGAGAACCCATGAAGTCGCGGTGTGATGGATGGTTCTTGGGCGAAGTCGATATGGAACAAGAATGTATCTGATCGGTTGGTATGAGGGAGCATGGTGTTGTGATGTTTTGTGCTGGTGTGCGTACACCAGACTTTGTTGCTTGAGCATCGGGGACAAGCCAAAAAGGAGGTGTTATAAGTTTGTCAATATATTGCGGCGGCGGGTAAATAGTGCTGCGTTT
It contains:
- a CDS encoding glutathione-dependent formaldehyde-activating enzyme (similar to Colletotrichum graminicola M1.001 XP_008091784.1): MTSTESEQPLRTYRGNCHCKAFVYEVQLPEIKVVYRCNCSICHKKGYLWVFPETVDRFKIVKGDENTLTGYSFNAKNRSHKFCPTCATPVMAMAKEGPPNRLIAINAHSLQNIDTWALEKVPVDFAKIDPQYQAPEHKGPEPTEEIEGGKLYKGGCHCGAVTVAVTSKPFDETFEEGGLECNCSVCERNGYVWTYPLNEQVVLHAEDPSNIGRYAFSMHILNKTFCKICGVNLTNEYKTDQTEEQMASMTEGGKKWAAYARTHHPVNLRVLPEVDIYKMSRRYNKGYAGIQPQYENP